One segment of Megachile rotundata isolate GNS110a chromosome 6, iyMegRotu1, whole genome shotgun sequence DNA contains the following:
- the LOC100882118 gene encoding uncharacterized protein LOC100882118 isoform X3, giving the protein MVDKGELTKTPSPLNINEAIEGEVLNQKTARILKNDLLLYEAVIKNEADTVRKVLKETVDVNSRNNYGRAPIHWAASRGNTEIIEMLIQAKCDIEAKDKFGMRPLHMAARYGHRDAVKMLINAGASVSAMNKKQHTLLMCAARGNNIRVVEYLAEAVESLNGDATDCTGATALHHAASAGHPAMITALSNISRIELNATDKKGQTPIHCACAEEHLEAVEVLIGLGANVDAQDSEGNTPLHVATRTRHTAIAQLLLKAGANTEITDEMGFTPLHVAASQGCKGILDSMIQHGAALNKQCKYGNTPLHLACQNNEVETVEILINKGVDLNCLNSRLQSPIHIAAEMGHTDICELLLAAGANIEQREQLTRVNNDFVQSLHRQACTIPVKFARTLLQRGASRRDWRPRRGEPATKLKQSCSKCSQSGRTPLYIAARGSFTAIVDMIIKTARLDYPTPEDSTTDKEIRDLTPARRRWREGSRGGSISSNTSGLPEYVRSVLWKLAYKQLGPEDWKKLALHWAFTQDQIRAIEHQYTAPIIGPSSYKEHGFRMLMIWASGLNPEIPITKELCDALFAVDKKSIAESVRKHMDQEKEGKMKTNKQRCHKCSIA; this is encoded by the exons ATGGTGGACAAAGGGGAATTGACAAAGACACCCTCACCCTTGAATATCAACGAGGCGATCGAGGGAGAAGTGTTGAACCAAAAGACTGCTAGAA TACTTAAGAACGATCTTTTGCTATACGAAGCTGTAATTAAGAATGAAGCGGACACCGTTCGCAAGGTGCTCAAAGAAACCGTCGACGTCAACTCGAGGAACAAT TACGGTAGAGCACCGATTCATTGGGCTGCGTCCAGAGGAAACACAGAGATCATCGAGATGCTGATACAAGCGAAATGTGACATCGAAGCTAAAGACAAG TTCGGTATGCGTCCATTGCACATGGCCGCGCGGTATGGACACAGGGATGCCGTGAAAATGTTAATCAACGCTGGAGCGAGCGTGTCGGCAATGAATAag AAACAACATACCCTTTTAATGTGCGCTGCTCGGGGCAACAACATTCGTGTCGTCGAATACCTTGCGGAGGCCGTGGAATCGTTGAACGGGGATGCAACGGATTGCACTGGTGCGACTGCACTTCATCATGCAGCCAGTGCTGGTCATCCGGCTATGATAACCGCCCTCTCCAATATATCAAGGATCGAGCTGAATGCCACGGATAAA AAAGGACAAACGCCGATACACTGTGCCTGTGCAGAGGAGCATTTGGAAGCTGTCGAGGTTTTAATAGGGCTCGGAGCAAATGTGGACGCCCAGGACAGCGAAGGAAACACCCCGCTACACGTAGCCACGAGAACGAGGCACACAGCCATAGCTCAATTGTTGCTAAAAGCCGGAGCGAACACCGAAATAACTGACGAA ATGGGCTTCACTCCGCTGCACGTCGCCGCGAGTCAGGGCTGCAAAGGGATATTAGACTCGATGATTCAACATGGCGCCGCGCTCAACAAACAGTGCAAG TACGGGAACACGCCTTTGCACTTGGCCTGCCAGAACAACGAAGTAGAAACGGTCGAGATACTGATCAATAAGGGTGTCGATTTGAACTGTTTGAATTCG AGACTACAGTCGCCCATTCATATCGCCGCCGAGATGGGACACACGGATATTTGCGAGCTATTGCTTGCAGCAGGTGCGAATATCGAGCAAAGGGAACAG CTGACACGGGTCAACAACGACTTCGTGCAAAGTTTGCACAGACAAGCGTGCACGATCCCAGTGAAATTTGCGAGGACGTTGCTTCAACGAGGAGCATCGAGACGCGACTGGCGTCCTCGTCGTGGTGAACCAGCAACGAAGTTAAAGCAAAGTTGTTCGAAATGTTCGCAGAGCGGCAGAACGCCACTTTATATCGCGGCGAGGGGTAGTTTCACGGCCATCGTTGACATGATCATTAAAACAGCGAGATTGGACTATCCCACACCG GAAGATTCGACGACCGACAAGGAAATTAGGGATCTGACCCCGGCAAGAAGAAGGTGGCGCGAAGGATCGAGGGGTGGAAGTATCTCCAGTAACACCAGCGGTCTTCCGGAATATGTTCGATCGGTTCTCTGGAAATTAGCCTATAAGCAACTAGGTCCCGAAGACTGGAAGAAGCTGGCACTGCACTGGGCTTTCACACAGGATCAGATTCGAGCTATCGAGCATCAGTACACGG CTCCTATTATAGGTCCTTCGAGCTACAAGGAACACGGTTTCCGGATGCTGATGATATGGGCTTCGGGATtgaatcctgaaattcctataACGAAAGAACTCTGTGATGCTCTGTTTGCGGTAGATAAAAAGTCTATCGCGG AGTCTGTTCGCAAGCACATGGACCAGGAGAAAGAGGGGAAAATGAAGACGAATAAACAGAGATGCCATAAATGCTCCATCGCGTAA
- the LOC100882118 gene encoding uncharacterized protein LOC100882118 isoform X1, whose translation MVDKGELTKTPSPLNINEAIEGEVLNQKTARILKNDLLLYEAVIKNEADTVRKVLKETVDVNSRNNYGRAPIHWAASRGNTEIIEMLIQAKCDIEAKDKFGMRPLHMAARYGHRDAVKMLINAGASVSAMNKKQHTLLMCAARGNNIRVVEYLAEAVESLNGDATDCTGATALHHAASAGHPAMITALSNISRIELNATDKKGQTPIHCACAEEHLEAVEVLIGLGANVDAQDSEGNTPLHVATRTRHTAIAQLLLKAGANTEITDEMGFTPLHVAASQGCKGILDSMIQHGAALNKQCKYGNTPLHLACQNNEVETVEILINKGVDLNCLNSVRTIDTLSRIFIHPSFLLQRLQSPIHIAAEMGHTDICELLLAAGANIEQREQLTRVNNDFVQSLHRQACTIPVKFARTLLQRGASRRDWRPRRGEPATKLKQSCSKCSQSGRTPLYIAARGSFTAIVDMIIKTARLDYPTPEDSTTDKEIRDLTPARRRWREGSRGGSISSNTSGLPEYVRSVLWKLAYKQLGPEDWKKLALHWAFTQDQIRAIEHQYTAPIIGPSSYKEHGFRMLMIWASGLNPEIPITKELCDALFAVDKKSIAESVRKHMDQEKEGKMKTNKQRCHKCSIA comes from the exons ATGGTGGACAAAGGGGAATTGACAAAGACACCCTCACCCTTGAATATCAACGAGGCGATCGAGGGAGAAGTGTTGAACCAAAAGACTGCTAGAA TACTTAAGAACGATCTTTTGCTATACGAAGCTGTAATTAAGAATGAAGCGGACACCGTTCGCAAGGTGCTCAAAGAAACCGTCGACGTCAACTCGAGGAACAAT TACGGTAGAGCACCGATTCATTGGGCTGCGTCCAGAGGAAACACAGAGATCATCGAGATGCTGATACAAGCGAAATGTGACATCGAAGCTAAAGACAAG TTCGGTATGCGTCCATTGCACATGGCCGCGCGGTATGGACACAGGGATGCCGTGAAAATGTTAATCAACGCTGGAGCGAGCGTGTCGGCAATGAATAag AAACAACATACCCTTTTAATGTGCGCTGCTCGGGGCAACAACATTCGTGTCGTCGAATACCTTGCGGAGGCCGTGGAATCGTTGAACGGGGATGCAACGGATTGCACTGGTGCGACTGCACTTCATCATGCAGCCAGTGCTGGTCATCCGGCTATGATAACCGCCCTCTCCAATATATCAAGGATCGAGCTGAATGCCACGGATAAA AAAGGACAAACGCCGATACACTGTGCCTGTGCAGAGGAGCATTTGGAAGCTGTCGAGGTTTTAATAGGGCTCGGAGCAAATGTGGACGCCCAGGACAGCGAAGGAAACACCCCGCTACACGTAGCCACGAGAACGAGGCACACAGCCATAGCTCAATTGTTGCTAAAAGCCGGAGCGAACACCGAAATAACTGACGAA ATGGGCTTCACTCCGCTGCACGTCGCCGCGAGTCAGGGCTGCAAAGGGATATTAGACTCGATGATTCAACATGGCGCCGCGCTCAACAAACAGTGCAAG TACGGGAACACGCCTTTGCACTTGGCCTGCCAGAACAACGAAGTAGAAACGGTCGAGATACTGATCAATAAGGGTGTCGATTTGAACTGTTTGAATTCGGTGCGTACAATCGATACTCTTAGTCGGATTTTTATTCATCCGTCGTTTCTTCTGCAGAGACTACAGTCGCCCATTCATATCGCCGCCGAGATGGGACACACGGATATTTGCGAGCTATTGCTTGCAGCAGGTGCGAATATCGAGCAAAGGGAACAG CTGACACGGGTCAACAACGACTTCGTGCAAAGTTTGCACAGACAAGCGTGCACGATCCCAGTGAAATTTGCGAGGACGTTGCTTCAACGAGGAGCATCGAGACGCGACTGGCGTCCTCGTCGTGGTGAACCAGCAACGAAGTTAAAGCAAAGTTGTTCGAAATGTTCGCAGAGCGGCAGAACGCCACTTTATATCGCGGCGAGGGGTAGTTTCACGGCCATCGTTGACATGATCATTAAAACAGCGAGATTGGACTATCCCACACCG GAAGATTCGACGACCGACAAGGAAATTAGGGATCTGACCCCGGCAAGAAGAAGGTGGCGCGAAGGATCGAGGGGTGGAAGTATCTCCAGTAACACCAGCGGTCTTCCGGAATATGTTCGATCGGTTCTCTGGAAATTAGCCTATAAGCAACTAGGTCCCGAAGACTGGAAGAAGCTGGCACTGCACTGGGCTTTCACACAGGATCAGATTCGAGCTATCGAGCATCAGTACACGG CTCCTATTATAGGTCCTTCGAGCTACAAGGAACACGGTTTCCGGATGCTGATGATATGGGCTTCGGGATtgaatcctgaaattcctataACGAAAGAACTCTGTGATGCTCTGTTTGCGGTAGATAAAAAGTCTATCGCGG AGTCTGTTCGCAAGCACATGGACCAGGAGAAAGAGGGGAAAATGAAGACGAATAAACAGAGATGCCATAAATGCTCCATCGCGTAA
- the LOC100882118 gene encoding uncharacterized protein LOC100882118 isoform X4: MVDKGELTKTPSPLNINEAIEGEVLNQKTARILKNDLLLYEAVIKNEADTVRKVLKETVDVNSRNNYGRAPIHWAASRGNTEIIEMLIQAKCDIEAKDKFGMRPLHMAARYGHRDAVKMLINAGASVSAMNKKQHTLLMCAARGNNIRVVEYLAEAVESLNGDATDCTGATALHHAASAGHPAMITALSNISRIELNATDKKGQTPIHCACAEEHLEAVEVLIGLGANVDAQDSEGNTPLHVATRTRHTAIAQLLLKAGANTEITDEMGFTPLHVAASQGCKGILDSMIQHGAALNKQCKYGNTPLHLACQNNEVETVEILINKGVDLNCLNSVRTIDTLSRIFIHPSFLLQRLQSPIHIAAEMGHTDICELLLAAGANIEQREQSGRTPLYIAARGSFTAIVDMIIKTARLDYPTPEDSTTDKEIRDLTPARRRWREGSRGGSISSNTSGLPEYVRSVLWKLAYKQLGPEDWKKLALHWAFTQDQIRAIEHQYTAPIIGPSSYKEHGFRMLMIWASGLNPEIPITKELCDALFAVDKKSIAESVRKHMDQEKEGKMKTNKQRCHKCSIA, encoded by the exons ATGGTGGACAAAGGGGAATTGACAAAGACACCCTCACCCTTGAATATCAACGAGGCGATCGAGGGAGAAGTGTTGAACCAAAAGACTGCTAGAA TACTTAAGAACGATCTTTTGCTATACGAAGCTGTAATTAAGAATGAAGCGGACACCGTTCGCAAGGTGCTCAAAGAAACCGTCGACGTCAACTCGAGGAACAAT TACGGTAGAGCACCGATTCATTGGGCTGCGTCCAGAGGAAACACAGAGATCATCGAGATGCTGATACAAGCGAAATGTGACATCGAAGCTAAAGACAAG TTCGGTATGCGTCCATTGCACATGGCCGCGCGGTATGGACACAGGGATGCCGTGAAAATGTTAATCAACGCTGGAGCGAGCGTGTCGGCAATGAATAag AAACAACATACCCTTTTAATGTGCGCTGCTCGGGGCAACAACATTCGTGTCGTCGAATACCTTGCGGAGGCCGTGGAATCGTTGAACGGGGATGCAACGGATTGCACTGGTGCGACTGCACTTCATCATGCAGCCAGTGCTGGTCATCCGGCTATGATAACCGCCCTCTCCAATATATCAAGGATCGAGCTGAATGCCACGGATAAA AAAGGACAAACGCCGATACACTGTGCCTGTGCAGAGGAGCATTTGGAAGCTGTCGAGGTTTTAATAGGGCTCGGAGCAAATGTGGACGCCCAGGACAGCGAAGGAAACACCCCGCTACACGTAGCCACGAGAACGAGGCACACAGCCATAGCTCAATTGTTGCTAAAAGCCGGAGCGAACACCGAAATAACTGACGAA ATGGGCTTCACTCCGCTGCACGTCGCCGCGAGTCAGGGCTGCAAAGGGATATTAGACTCGATGATTCAACATGGCGCCGCGCTCAACAAACAGTGCAAG TACGGGAACACGCCTTTGCACTTGGCCTGCCAGAACAACGAAGTAGAAACGGTCGAGATACTGATCAATAAGGGTGTCGATTTGAACTGTTTGAATTCGGTGCGTACAATCGATACTCTTAGTCGGATTTTTATTCATCCGTCGTTTCTTCTGCAGAGACTACAGTCGCCCATTCATATCGCCGCCGAGATGGGACACACGGATATTTGCGAGCTATTGCTTGCAGCAGGTGCGAATATCGAGCAAAGGGAACAG AGCGGCAGAACGCCACTTTATATCGCGGCGAGGGGTAGTTTCACGGCCATCGTTGACATGATCATTAAAACAGCGAGATTGGACTATCCCACACCG GAAGATTCGACGACCGACAAGGAAATTAGGGATCTGACCCCGGCAAGAAGAAGGTGGCGCGAAGGATCGAGGGGTGGAAGTATCTCCAGTAACACCAGCGGTCTTCCGGAATATGTTCGATCGGTTCTCTGGAAATTAGCCTATAAGCAACTAGGTCCCGAAGACTGGAAGAAGCTGGCACTGCACTGGGCTTTCACACAGGATCAGATTCGAGCTATCGAGCATCAGTACACGG CTCCTATTATAGGTCCTTCGAGCTACAAGGAACACGGTTTCCGGATGCTGATGATATGGGCTTCGGGATtgaatcctgaaattcctataACGAAAGAACTCTGTGATGCTCTGTTTGCGGTAGATAAAAAGTCTATCGCGG AGTCTGTTCGCAAGCACATGGACCAGGAGAAAGAGGGGAAAATGAAGACGAATAAACAGAGATGCCATAAATGCTCCATCGCGTAA
- the LOC100882118 gene encoding uncharacterized protein LOC100882118 isoform X6 — MVDKGELTKTPSPLNINEAIEGEVLNQKTARILKNDLLLYEAVIKNEADTVRKVLKETVDVNSRNNYGRAPIHWAASRGNTEIIEMLIQAKCDIEAKDKFGMRPLHMAARYGHRDAVKMLINAGASVSAMNKKQHTLLMCAARGNNIRVVEYLAEAVESLNGDATDCTGATALHHAASAGHPAMITALSNISRIELNATDKKGQTPIHCACAEEHLEAVEVLIGLGANVDAQDSEGNTPLHVATRTRHTAIAQLLLKAGANTEITDEMGFTPLHVAASQGCKGILDSMIQHGAALNKQCKYGNTPLHLACQNNEVETVEILINKGVDLNCLNSRLQSPIHIAAEMGHTDICELLLAAGANIEQREQSGRTPLYIAARGSFTAIVDMIIKTARLDYPTPEDSTTDKEIRDLTPARRRWREGSRGGSISSNTSGLPEYVRSVLWKLAYKQLGPEDWKKLALHWAFTQDQIRAIEHQYTAPIIGPSSYKEHGFRMLMIWASGLNPEIPITKELCDALFAVDKKSIAESVRKHMDQEKEGKMKTNKQRCHKCSIA; from the exons ATGGTGGACAAAGGGGAATTGACAAAGACACCCTCACCCTTGAATATCAACGAGGCGATCGAGGGAGAAGTGTTGAACCAAAAGACTGCTAGAA TACTTAAGAACGATCTTTTGCTATACGAAGCTGTAATTAAGAATGAAGCGGACACCGTTCGCAAGGTGCTCAAAGAAACCGTCGACGTCAACTCGAGGAACAAT TACGGTAGAGCACCGATTCATTGGGCTGCGTCCAGAGGAAACACAGAGATCATCGAGATGCTGATACAAGCGAAATGTGACATCGAAGCTAAAGACAAG TTCGGTATGCGTCCATTGCACATGGCCGCGCGGTATGGACACAGGGATGCCGTGAAAATGTTAATCAACGCTGGAGCGAGCGTGTCGGCAATGAATAag AAACAACATACCCTTTTAATGTGCGCTGCTCGGGGCAACAACATTCGTGTCGTCGAATACCTTGCGGAGGCCGTGGAATCGTTGAACGGGGATGCAACGGATTGCACTGGTGCGACTGCACTTCATCATGCAGCCAGTGCTGGTCATCCGGCTATGATAACCGCCCTCTCCAATATATCAAGGATCGAGCTGAATGCCACGGATAAA AAAGGACAAACGCCGATACACTGTGCCTGTGCAGAGGAGCATTTGGAAGCTGTCGAGGTTTTAATAGGGCTCGGAGCAAATGTGGACGCCCAGGACAGCGAAGGAAACACCCCGCTACACGTAGCCACGAGAACGAGGCACACAGCCATAGCTCAATTGTTGCTAAAAGCCGGAGCGAACACCGAAATAACTGACGAA ATGGGCTTCACTCCGCTGCACGTCGCCGCGAGTCAGGGCTGCAAAGGGATATTAGACTCGATGATTCAACATGGCGCCGCGCTCAACAAACAGTGCAAG TACGGGAACACGCCTTTGCACTTGGCCTGCCAGAACAACGAAGTAGAAACGGTCGAGATACTGATCAATAAGGGTGTCGATTTGAACTGTTTGAATTCG AGACTACAGTCGCCCATTCATATCGCCGCCGAGATGGGACACACGGATATTTGCGAGCTATTGCTTGCAGCAGGTGCGAATATCGAGCAAAGGGAACAG AGCGGCAGAACGCCACTTTATATCGCGGCGAGGGGTAGTTTCACGGCCATCGTTGACATGATCATTAAAACAGCGAGATTGGACTATCCCACACCG GAAGATTCGACGACCGACAAGGAAATTAGGGATCTGACCCCGGCAAGAAGAAGGTGGCGCGAAGGATCGAGGGGTGGAAGTATCTCCAGTAACACCAGCGGTCTTCCGGAATATGTTCGATCGGTTCTCTGGAAATTAGCCTATAAGCAACTAGGTCCCGAAGACTGGAAGAAGCTGGCACTGCACTGGGCTTTCACACAGGATCAGATTCGAGCTATCGAGCATCAGTACACGG CTCCTATTATAGGTCCTTCGAGCTACAAGGAACACGGTTTCCGGATGCTGATGATATGGGCTTCGGGATtgaatcctgaaattcctataACGAAAGAACTCTGTGATGCTCTGTTTGCGGTAGATAAAAAGTCTATCGCGG AGTCTGTTCGCAAGCACATGGACCAGGAGAAAGAGGGGAAAATGAAGACGAATAAACAGAGATGCCATAAATGCTCCATCGCGTAA
- the LOC100882118 gene encoding uncharacterized protein LOC100882118 isoform X7: protein MVDKGELTKTPSPLNINEAIEGEVLNQKTARILKNDLLLYEAVIKNEADTVRKVLKETVDVNSRNNYGRAPIHWAASRGNTEIIEMLIQAKCDIEAKDKFGMRPLHMAARYGHRDAVKMLINAGASVSAMNKKQHTLLMCAARGNNIRVVEYLAEAVESLNGDATDCTGATALHHAASAGHPAMITALSNISRIELNATDKKGQTPIHCACAEEHLEAVEVLIGLGANVDAQDSEGNTPLHVATRTRHTAIAQLLLKAGANTEITDEMGFTPLHVAASQGCKGILDSMIQHGAALNKQCKYGNTPLHLACQNNEVETVEILINKGVDLNCLNSRLQSPIHIAAEMGHTDICELLLAAGANIEQREQSGRTPLYIAARGSFTAIVDMIIKTARLDYPTPEDSTTDKEIRDLTPARRRWREGSRGGSISSNTSGLPEYVRSVLWKLAYKQLGPEDWKKLALHWAFTQDQIRAIEHQYTGPSSYKEHGFRMLMIWASGLNPEIPITKELCDALFAVDKKSIAESVRKHMDQEKEGKMKTNKQRCHKCSIA, encoded by the exons ATGGTGGACAAAGGGGAATTGACAAAGACACCCTCACCCTTGAATATCAACGAGGCGATCGAGGGAGAAGTGTTGAACCAAAAGACTGCTAGAA TACTTAAGAACGATCTTTTGCTATACGAAGCTGTAATTAAGAATGAAGCGGACACCGTTCGCAAGGTGCTCAAAGAAACCGTCGACGTCAACTCGAGGAACAAT TACGGTAGAGCACCGATTCATTGGGCTGCGTCCAGAGGAAACACAGAGATCATCGAGATGCTGATACAAGCGAAATGTGACATCGAAGCTAAAGACAAG TTCGGTATGCGTCCATTGCACATGGCCGCGCGGTATGGACACAGGGATGCCGTGAAAATGTTAATCAACGCTGGAGCGAGCGTGTCGGCAATGAATAag AAACAACATACCCTTTTAATGTGCGCTGCTCGGGGCAACAACATTCGTGTCGTCGAATACCTTGCGGAGGCCGTGGAATCGTTGAACGGGGATGCAACGGATTGCACTGGTGCGACTGCACTTCATCATGCAGCCAGTGCTGGTCATCCGGCTATGATAACCGCCCTCTCCAATATATCAAGGATCGAGCTGAATGCCACGGATAAA AAAGGACAAACGCCGATACACTGTGCCTGTGCAGAGGAGCATTTGGAAGCTGTCGAGGTTTTAATAGGGCTCGGAGCAAATGTGGACGCCCAGGACAGCGAAGGAAACACCCCGCTACACGTAGCCACGAGAACGAGGCACACAGCCATAGCTCAATTGTTGCTAAAAGCCGGAGCGAACACCGAAATAACTGACGAA ATGGGCTTCACTCCGCTGCACGTCGCCGCGAGTCAGGGCTGCAAAGGGATATTAGACTCGATGATTCAACATGGCGCCGCGCTCAACAAACAGTGCAAG TACGGGAACACGCCTTTGCACTTGGCCTGCCAGAACAACGAAGTAGAAACGGTCGAGATACTGATCAATAAGGGTGTCGATTTGAACTGTTTGAATTCG AGACTACAGTCGCCCATTCATATCGCCGCCGAGATGGGACACACGGATATTTGCGAGCTATTGCTTGCAGCAGGTGCGAATATCGAGCAAAGGGAACAG AGCGGCAGAACGCCACTTTATATCGCGGCGAGGGGTAGTTTCACGGCCATCGTTGACATGATCATTAAAACAGCGAGATTGGACTATCCCACACCG GAAGATTCGACGACCGACAAGGAAATTAGGGATCTGACCCCGGCAAGAAGAAGGTGGCGCGAAGGATCGAGGGGTGGAAGTATCTCCAGTAACACCAGCGGTCTTCCGGAATATGTTCGATCGGTTCTCTGGAAATTAGCCTATAAGCAACTAGGTCCCGAAGACTGGAAGAAGCTGGCACTGCACTGGGCTTTCACACAGGATCAGATTCGAGCTATCGAGCATCAGTACACGG GTCCTTCGAGCTACAAGGAACACGGTTTCCGGATGCTGATGATATGGGCTTCGGGATtgaatcctgaaattcctataACGAAAGAACTCTGTGATGCTCTGTTTGCGGTAGATAAAAAGTCTATCGCGG AGTCTGTTCGCAAGCACATGGACCAGGAGAAAGAGGGGAAAATGAAGACGAATAAACAGAGATGCCATAAATGCTCCATCGCGTAA
- the LOC100882118 gene encoding uncharacterized protein LOC100882118 isoform X2 yields MVDKGELTKTPSPLNINEAIEGEVLNQKTARILKNDLLLYEAVIKNEADTVRKVLKETVDVNSRNNYGRAPIHWAASRGNTEIIEMLIQAKCDIEAKDKFGMRPLHMAARYGHRDAVKMLINAGASVSAMNKKQHTLLMCAARGNNIRVVEYLAEAVESLNGDATDCTGATALHHAASAGHPAMITALSNISRIELNATDKKGQTPIHCACAEEHLEAVEVLIGLGANVDAQDSEGNTPLHVATRTRHTAIAQLLLKAGANTEITDEMGFTPLHVAASQGCKGILDSMIQHGAALNKQCKYGNTPLHLACQNNEVETVEILINKGVDLNCLNSVRTIDTLSRIFIHPSFLLQRLQSPIHIAAEMGHTDICELLLAAGANIEQREQLTRVNNDFVQSLHRQACTIPVKFARTLLQRGASRRDWRPRRGEPATKLKQSCSKCSQSGRTPLYIAARGSFTAIVDMIIKTARLDYPTPEDSTTDKEIRDLTPARRRWREGSRGGSISSNTSGLPEYVRSVLWKLAYKQLGPEDWKKLALHWAFTQDQIRAIEHQYTGPSSYKEHGFRMLMIWASGLNPEIPITKELCDALFAVDKKSIAESVRKHMDQEKEGKMKTNKQRCHKCSIA; encoded by the exons ATGGTGGACAAAGGGGAATTGACAAAGACACCCTCACCCTTGAATATCAACGAGGCGATCGAGGGAGAAGTGTTGAACCAAAAGACTGCTAGAA TACTTAAGAACGATCTTTTGCTATACGAAGCTGTAATTAAGAATGAAGCGGACACCGTTCGCAAGGTGCTCAAAGAAACCGTCGACGTCAACTCGAGGAACAAT TACGGTAGAGCACCGATTCATTGGGCTGCGTCCAGAGGAAACACAGAGATCATCGAGATGCTGATACAAGCGAAATGTGACATCGAAGCTAAAGACAAG TTCGGTATGCGTCCATTGCACATGGCCGCGCGGTATGGACACAGGGATGCCGTGAAAATGTTAATCAACGCTGGAGCGAGCGTGTCGGCAATGAATAag AAACAACATACCCTTTTAATGTGCGCTGCTCGGGGCAACAACATTCGTGTCGTCGAATACCTTGCGGAGGCCGTGGAATCGTTGAACGGGGATGCAACGGATTGCACTGGTGCGACTGCACTTCATCATGCAGCCAGTGCTGGTCATCCGGCTATGATAACCGCCCTCTCCAATATATCAAGGATCGAGCTGAATGCCACGGATAAA AAAGGACAAACGCCGATACACTGTGCCTGTGCAGAGGAGCATTTGGAAGCTGTCGAGGTTTTAATAGGGCTCGGAGCAAATGTGGACGCCCAGGACAGCGAAGGAAACACCCCGCTACACGTAGCCACGAGAACGAGGCACACAGCCATAGCTCAATTGTTGCTAAAAGCCGGAGCGAACACCGAAATAACTGACGAA ATGGGCTTCACTCCGCTGCACGTCGCCGCGAGTCAGGGCTGCAAAGGGATATTAGACTCGATGATTCAACATGGCGCCGCGCTCAACAAACAGTGCAAG TACGGGAACACGCCTTTGCACTTGGCCTGCCAGAACAACGAAGTAGAAACGGTCGAGATACTGATCAATAAGGGTGTCGATTTGAACTGTTTGAATTCGGTGCGTACAATCGATACTCTTAGTCGGATTTTTATTCATCCGTCGTTTCTTCTGCAGAGACTACAGTCGCCCATTCATATCGCCGCCGAGATGGGACACACGGATATTTGCGAGCTATTGCTTGCAGCAGGTGCGAATATCGAGCAAAGGGAACAG CTGACACGGGTCAACAACGACTTCGTGCAAAGTTTGCACAGACAAGCGTGCACGATCCCAGTGAAATTTGCGAGGACGTTGCTTCAACGAGGAGCATCGAGACGCGACTGGCGTCCTCGTCGTGGTGAACCAGCAACGAAGTTAAAGCAAAGTTGTTCGAAATGTTCGCAGAGCGGCAGAACGCCACTTTATATCGCGGCGAGGGGTAGTTTCACGGCCATCGTTGACATGATCATTAAAACAGCGAGATTGGACTATCCCACACCG GAAGATTCGACGACCGACAAGGAAATTAGGGATCTGACCCCGGCAAGAAGAAGGTGGCGCGAAGGATCGAGGGGTGGAAGTATCTCCAGTAACACCAGCGGTCTTCCGGAATATGTTCGATCGGTTCTCTGGAAATTAGCCTATAAGCAACTAGGTCCCGAAGACTGGAAGAAGCTGGCACTGCACTGGGCTTTCACACAGGATCAGATTCGAGCTATCGAGCATCAGTACACGG GTCCTTCGAGCTACAAGGAACACGGTTTCCGGATGCTGATGATATGGGCTTCGGGATtgaatcctgaaattcctataACGAAAGAACTCTGTGATGCTCTGTTTGCGGTAGATAAAAAGTCTATCGCGG AGTCTGTTCGCAAGCACATGGACCAGGAGAAAGAGGGGAAAATGAAGACGAATAAACAGAGATGCCATAAATGCTCCATCGCGTAA